The alpha proteobacterium U9-1i genome includes a region encoding these proteins:
- a CDS encoding replicative DNA helicase, translated as MSNPGLTPVPATPQPRAAPHSLEAEQALLGAILFDNETYNRITPLLQDKHFYDPVHGRIFLAASEMIAAGNLADGVTLKERFARDGGVKEIGGALYLMKLLEHAAPLSTQAQSYAELIYDLALRRELIQVGGAITDLAENPPDGADARDIIEEAERSLFSLAESGTGSSGFSPFSKALANSIESAAAAYESTTDISGIATGLEDLDRMLGGLHSSDLLILAARPSMGKTSLAVNIAYNMAKSRLDAMNSGDFENHPNKGAVVAFFSLEMSAEQLATRLLSDAANIESDRIRKGKIQKHEYETLADKAAELFQLPLHIDETGGISIAQLQARSRRLQRTVGLDCIIVDYLQLVTSSSRKSEGRVQEVSEITQGLKALAKDLKVPIIALSQLSRQVENRDDKRPQLSDLRESGSIEQDADVVMFVYRESYYLERTEPREGTEEHFAWMRQMDELRNQAEVIIGKQRHGPIGKVKLFFDSRYTRFGNLSSRT; from the coding sequence ATGTCGAACCCTGGTCTCACCCCCGTTCCGGCCACGCCTCAACCGCGTGCCGCGCCGCATTCACTGGAGGCCGAACAAGCGCTGCTTGGCGCCATCCTGTTCGACAACGAAACCTACAATCGCATCACGCCGCTGTTGCAGGACAAGCACTTCTACGATCCGGTGCATGGCCGCATCTTCCTGGCGGCGTCGGAAATGATCGCCGCCGGTAACCTCGCCGACGGCGTCACGCTGAAGGAGCGCTTCGCGCGCGACGGCGGCGTGAAGGAAATCGGCGGCGCACTCTATTTGATGAAACTGCTGGAGCACGCGGCGCCACTCTCGACGCAGGCTCAAAGCTACGCCGAGCTCATCTACGACCTCGCGCTGCGCCGTGAACTGATCCAGGTCGGCGGCGCCATCACCGACCTCGCGGAGAACCCGCCCGACGGCGCCGATGCGCGCGACATCATCGAAGAAGCAGAGCGCTCCCTCTTCTCGCTCGCGGAAAGCGGCACTGGCTCGTCGGGCTTTTCGCCCTTCTCCAAAGCGCTGGCGAACTCGATTGAAAGCGCGGCGGCGGCTTACGAAAGCACGACGGACATCTCTGGGATCGCCACCGGCCTGGAAGACCTCGACCGTATGCTTGGCGGCCTGCACTCGTCAGACCTGCTGATCCTCGCGGCCCGTCCTTCGATGGGTAAGACGTCACTCGCGGTCAACATTGCTTACAACATGGCCAAATCGCGCCTCGACGCGATGAACTCGGGCGACTTTGAAAACCACCCCAACAAGGGCGCGGTAGTCGCTTTCTTTTCGCTCGAAATGTCGGCCGAACAGCTCGCCACTCGTTTGCTCTCGGACGCCGCCAACATCGAGTCCGACCGCATCCGGAAGGGCAAAATCCAGAAGCACGAATACGAGACGCTCGCGGACAAAGCCGCCGAGCTGTTCCAGTTACCCCTGCACATCGATGAAACCGGCGGCATCTCGATCGCTCAGCTCCAGGCGCGCTCACGCCGGCTGCAGCGCACGGTCGGCCTCGATTGCATCATCGTCGACTACCTGCAGCTGGTGACGTCCTCGTCCCGCAAAAGTGAGGGCCGGGTGCAGGAAGTTTCGGAAATTACTCAAGGCCTCAAGGCTTTGGCCAAGGATCTCAAGGTCCCGATCATCGCCCTCTCCCAGCTCTCGCGTCAGGTCGAAAATCGCGACGACAAACGCCCGCAACTGTCCGACCTCCGAGAATCCGGCTCGATCGAACAAGACGCGGACGTGGTGATGTTCGTTTACCGCGAAAGCTACTATCTAGAGCGGACCGAACCGCGCGAAGGCACGGAAGAGCACTTCGCCTGGATGCGCCAGATGGATGAGCTGCGCAATCAGGCCGAAGTGATCATCGGCAAACAGCGGCATGGACCCATCGGCAAGGTGAAGCTCTTCTTTGACAGCCGCTACACAAGATTCGGAAACCTCTCCTCGCGGACCTGA
- a CDS encoding alanine racemase, which translates to MTAATQDSETSPRGPDAPRLARLRVDASALGANWKTFQKLARGAETSAVVKADGYGLGAAMAARAFAQAGARVFFTATSSEALEVRAALGDGPQIFVLNGPSEADVTHYAGAKLIPVLNSLPQINIWNGRAPAALHIDTGMNRLGLAPNELAHAAVALKGAPLVLVMSHLACASDLKHELNARQRRRFVDAATLFPKAPLSLAATAGAQVGPDYHFDLIRPGIGLYGSAGLDTTGIALTTAAMVEAPILQVRDVPAGETFGYGATFTADKPMRTATVAIGYADGYLRSLSGRGYGVLAGAKRPILGRVSMDLVIIDVTHCAEAKPGAMVEFLGPNAMIDDVADRAGTASYELLTTLAGTVRRRGIVA; encoded by the coding sequence TTGACAGCCGCTACACAAGATTCGGAAACCTCTCCTCGCGGACCTGACGCGCCGCGCCTCGCGCGCCTGCGCGTCGACGCCAGCGCGCTGGGGGCCAATTGGAAGACGTTTCAAAAATTAGCGCGCGGCGCGGAAACCTCCGCCGTGGTCAAAGCCGATGGCTATGGCCTCGGTGCGGCGATGGCCGCGCGCGCTTTCGCGCAAGCCGGCGCGCGCGTTTTTTTCACCGCGACCTCTAGCGAAGCGCTGGAGGTCCGCGCCGCTCTCGGCGATGGACCGCAGATCTTTGTGCTGAACGGCCCAAGCGAGGCCGACGTCACGCACTATGCCGGCGCGAAGCTCATTCCAGTGCTCAATTCACTGCCGCAGATCAATATCTGGAATGGTCGCGCACCGGCAGCACTTCACATCGACACCGGCATGAACCGCTTGGGCCTTGCCCCCAACGAACTGGCGCACGCCGCCGTGGCGCTCAAAGGCGCGCCGCTGGTTCTGGTGATGAGCCACCTCGCCTGCGCGTCCGACTTGAAGCACGAGTTGAACGCGCGGCAGCGCCGGCGTTTCGTGGACGCCGCAACACTTTTTCCGAAAGCCCCGCTCAGCCTCGCCGCGACGGCCGGTGCGCAAGTCGGCCCCGATTATCACTTCGATCTCATTCGCCCGGGCATCGGCCTCTATGGCTCCGCCGGCCTCGACACCACGGGCATCGCGCTCACGACCGCCGCGATGGTTGAAGCTCCCATCCTGCAGGTCCGCGACGTTCCCGCTGGCGAAACGTTTGGCTACGGCGCGACGTTTACCGCCGACAAACCCATGCGCACCGCCACCGTGGCGATTGGCTACGCGGACGGTTACTTGCGTTCCCTCAGCGGGCGCGGCTATGGCGTGCTCGCGGGGGCCAAGCGCCCGATCCTGGGGCGCGTGAGCATGGATCTTGTGATCATCGACGTGACCCATTGCGCCGAAGCCAAGCCCGGCGCGATGGTCGAATTTCTCGGGCCGAACGCGATGATCGACGACGTCGCCGATCGCGCGGGCACGGCGTCCTATGAATTGCTGACAACGCTCGCCGGCACAGTGCGCCGGCGCGGAATCGTCGCATGA
- a CDS encoding ABC-type transport system (involved in resistance to organic solvents, permease component), with amino-acid sequence MNNPLAVIGRSFLALLAEIGQFSTFAGRAIAACFTPPFFPGQFARQAMQIGYYSLPVIGLTAVFIGAALALNIYVGGARFNAEQFVPNIVVLGITRELGPVLAGLMLAGRVSAGIAAEIGTMRVTEQIDAMSTLSTDPFKFLIAPRVIAAVLTLPILVAVADIIGVMGGYLVAVNSLDFNGATYLRNTFDFLEPQDVALGLTKAAVFGFIIAVMGAYQGYRSSGGALGVGRAATNAVVGAIVLILAVNYLITAFFVE; translated from the coding sequence ATGAACAACCCGCTTGCTGTCATTGGCCGCTCGTTTCTCGCGCTGCTCGCCGAAATCGGGCAATTCTCGACGTTCGCCGGGCGCGCAATTGCGGCGTGCTTCACGCCACCCTTCTTTCCGGGGCAGTTCGCACGCCAAGCGATGCAGATCGGTTATTACTCGCTGCCTGTGATTGGCCTCACCGCTGTGTTCATCGGCGCTGCGCTCGCGCTGAATATCTATGTCGGCGGCGCGCGCTTTAACGCCGAGCAATTCGTACCGAACATCGTCGTACTCGGCATCACACGCGAGCTTGGCCCGGTGCTCGCCGGCCTCATGCTTGCGGGGCGCGTCAGCGCCGGCATCGCCGCCGAAATCGGCACCATGCGCGTCACCGAACAGATCGACGCGATGAGCACACTCTCGACCGACCCGTTCAAATTCCTGATCGCGCCGCGCGTGATCGCCGCGGTGCTGACGCTGCCGATCCTCGTCGCCGTCGCTGACATTATCGGCGTCATGGGCGGATACCTCGTCGCCGTGAACAGCCTCGATTTCAACGGCGCCACCTATCTGCGCAACACGTTCGATTTCCTCGAACCGCAAGACGTCGCACTCGGCCTGACGAAAGCCGCTGTGTTCGGCTTCATCATCGCCGTCATGGGCGCTTACCAAGGCTATCGCTCTTCAGGCGGCGCCCTTGGCGTCGGCCGCGCGGCCACCAACGCCGTCGTCGGCGCTATCGTGCTGATCCTCGCCGTCAATTATCTCATCACAGCGTTCTTCGTCGAATGA
- a CDS encoding methionine ABC transporter ATP-binding protein, with amino-acid sequence MTPKLQLVNLRKKLRGRQVLDGVDLDVAPGKSLVIIGGSGVGKSVTLKCALGLMKPDSGEVRVDGVDVTKFSGRAREPEMAKFGMLFQGGALFDSLSVWENIAFRLIYSDKIPREEARSRALGVMRKVRLAPEFADVRPIELSGGMQKRAGLARAIIAKPDIIFFDEPTTGLDPITADAINDLIVEQVKDLGCAAVSITHDMASARKIADEIAMLYAGKIVWRGPASAIDDSGNAMVDQFVAGRADGPIQAVV; translated from the coding sequence ATGACTCCCAAACTCCAGCTTGTGAACCTTCGGAAAAAACTTCGCGGCCGCCAAGTGCTCGACGGCGTCGATCTCGATGTCGCGCCGGGCAAGTCACTCGTCATCATCGGCGGTTCTGGGGTCGGAAAATCGGTGACGCTCAAATGCGCGCTCGGGCTGATGAAGCCCGATTCCGGCGAAGTCCGTGTCGATGGCGTTGACGTCACCAAATTCAGCGGACGCGCGCGTGAGCCGGAGATGGCCAAGTTCGGGATGCTGTTCCAAGGCGGAGCGCTGTTCGACAGCTTGAGCGTTTGGGAAAACATCGCCTTTCGCTTGATCTATTCCGACAAAATCCCTCGTGAAGAGGCCCGCTCGCGCGCGCTGGGCGTCATGCGCAAAGTGCGCCTCGCGCCCGAATTCGCCGACGTGCGTCCGATCGAGTTGTCGGGCGGCATGCAGAAACGCGCCGGCCTCGCCCGCGCGATCATCGCCAAGCCGGACATCATCTTCTTCGACGAGCCCACCACCGGCCTCGACCCGATCACCGCAGACGCCATCAACGATCTGATCGTCGAGCAAGTGAAAGACCTCGGCTGCGCCGCCGTCTCGATCACCCACGACATGGCGTCGGCCCGCAAGATCGCCGACGAAATCGCCATGCTCTATGCCGGGAAGATCGTCTGGCGCGGCCCTGCGAGCGCCATCGACGACAGCGGCAACGCGATGGTCGATCAATTCGTCGCGGGCCGGGCGGATGGGCCGATCCAAGCTGTTGTTTGA
- a CDS encoding amidohydrolase family protein, whose protein sequence is MQLAKMAIALAMTAGFAALAQAQEFSEPPADARVWVLRSTTSEHGREWRWRDADGAYRTRIASSLRGMNTNTEQRLVLDAQGLPVELQLEGMTPRGPASESLTRANGRASWRSVADAGESTNLGGYYLSLGGSLDAYAALTRALMADDDHTLDILPSGRARLERLAERRVSAGGRSQTVTAWAIVGLSWTPRVVWFDEANEIFATGDWLTTVQEGWESVVPELNATQNEALAARAATLAAQTGTRPSAVLFQNVRIFDSERGRFQNGRSVLVEDGRISAVGSARSVRAPAGAQVISGAGRTLLPGLWDAHMHISEDAYGPLLLANGVTSVRDIGNDAAQLEERRRRIEAGTLLGPNIYASLLIDGPGPRAAQSAPLVTTPEEAVALVRSAHERGYIGIKLYGSLNPALVAPIGAETERLGMRLSGHVPAGMRPSQAIADGYDELTHFYFTLMEGMPDHVVAESNGSMRFLGPAEFGAGLDYRDGVLADLLDTMAERGIASDPTFQIMDRMLLGVPGELPAPYRDYEGALPAQMERGLRGGGFRLPEGVTREHAERSATNMLRMIPEMHRRGIVILAGTDGTGGIELVGELEAYVRAGLTPAQALQTATIAPARVVGRESETGSIAVGKAADLFLVEGDPSRDLAHLRQVEWVMKGDRLIEAQPLREALGLGRARRH, encoded by the coding sequence ATGCAATTGGCGAAGATGGCGATCGCTTTGGCGATGACGGCGGGATTCGCCGCGTTAGCGCAGGCGCAGGAATTTTCGGAGCCGCCAGCCGATGCGCGTGTTTGGGTGCTGCGCTCGACCACGAGCGAGCACGGCCGCGAGTGGCGTTGGCGCGACGCGGACGGCGCTTATCGTACGCGCATCGCTTCGTCTCTGCGCGGGATGAACACGAACACGGAGCAGCGTCTGGTGCTGGATGCGCAAGGCCTGCCGGTTGAGTTGCAGCTTGAAGGTATGACGCCGCGTGGGCCGGCCTCCGAGAGCCTTACGCGCGCCAATGGCCGCGCAAGCTGGCGCAGCGTGGCCGATGCTGGCGAGAGCACGAACCTTGGCGGTTATTATCTGTCGCTTGGCGGTTCGCTCGATGCGTACGCGGCGCTGACGCGCGCATTGATGGCCGATGACGATCACACTTTGGACATTCTGCCGAGCGGGCGCGCGCGCCTGGAGCGCTTGGCGGAACGCCGCGTGAGCGCGGGCGGACGTTCACAAACGGTGACGGCCTGGGCGATCGTGGGCTTGTCCTGGACGCCCCGCGTCGTGTGGTTTGACGAGGCGAACGAGATTTTCGCGACCGGCGACTGGCTGACGACCGTGCAGGAAGGTTGGGAAAGCGTCGTGCCGGAATTGAACGCAACGCAGAACGAGGCGCTGGCGGCGCGCGCGGCGACGTTGGCGGCGCAAACCGGCACGCGCCCGAGCGCGGTGCTGTTCCAGAACGTGCGCATCTTCGATTCCGAACGCGGCCGGTTCCAAAATGGACGCAGCGTTTTGGTGGAGGACGGCCGCATCAGCGCCGTTGGCTCAGCGCGCAGCGTGCGCGCTCCGGCGGGCGCGCAAGTGATCTCCGGCGCTGGGCGTACGTTGCTGCCGGGCCTGTGGGACGCGCACATGCACATTTCCGAGGACGCGTATGGTCCCTTGCTGTTGGCGAACGGCGTGACGTCCGTGCGCGACATCGGCAATGACGCGGCGCAATTGGAAGAACGCCGCCGCCGCATCGAGGCTGGCACGTTGCTTGGTCCGAACATCTACGCGTCGCTATTGATCGACGGCCCTGGCCCGCGCGCCGCGCAATCGGCGCCGCTCGTTACAACGCCCGAAGAAGCGGTGGCGCTGGTGCGTAGCGCGCATGAGCGCGGCTACATCGGCATCAAGCTTTATGGGTCGCTCAATCCGGCTTTGGTGGCGCCAATTGGCGCCGAAACAGAGCGGCTTGGCATGCGCTTGAGCGGTCACGTGCCGGCGGGCATGCGTCCAAGTCAGGCGATTGCAGACGGCTATGACGAGCTGACGCACTTCTACTTCACGCTCATGGAGGGCATGCCCGACCATGTGGTGGCCGAGAGCAACGGCTCGATGCGATTCCTCGGCCCGGCGGAGTTCGGCGCGGGTCTCGATTATCGCGACGGAGTGCTGGCCGATCTGCTTGATACGATGGCCGAGCGCGGCATTGCTTCGGACCCAACCTTCCAAATCATGGATCGCATGTTGCTCGGCGTACCGGGCGAGCTTCCCGCGCCGTACCGCGATTACGAGGGCGCGTTGCCGGCGCAAATGGAACGCGGCCTTCGCGGCGGCGGCTTCCGCTTGCCGGAAGGCGTTACGCGTGAGCATGCGGAGCGCAGCGCGACCAATATGCTGCGGATGATCCCGGAAATGCATCGCCGCGGCATCGTTATCCTGGCGGGCACGGATGGCACCGGCGGGATCGAACTCGTGGGAGAGCTTGAAGCCTATGTGCGCGCGGGCCTCACGCCGGCGCAGGCGCTGCAAACCGCCACCATCGCGCCGGCGCGAGTTGTTGGGCGCGAGAGCGAGACGGGCTCGATCGCGGTCGGCAAGGCGGCGGATCTGTTCCTGGTCGAAGGCGATCCGTCACGCGATCTGGCGCATCTGCGGCAAGTCGAGTGGGTGATGAAGGGCGATCGCTTGATTGAAGCGCAGCCGCTACGCGAAGCGCTGGGGCTCGGGCGCGCGCGACGGCATTAG
- a CDS encoding glutathione peroxidase family protein, with the protein MTSVYDFTARDIDGRERSLSEFRGKVLLIVNTASQCGFTYQYEGLEALHRKYADKGVEVLGFPCNQFKHQEPGDAEEIKSFCSLTYDVTFPMFAKIDVKGAGAHPLYRHLTSARKNFLGRRSIEWNFTKFLIDREGKVRARFSPLAKPEALQSRIERLI; encoded by the coding sequence GTGACGAGCGTCTACGATTTCACCGCGCGCGACATCGATGGCCGCGAGCGCAGCTTGAGCGAGTTTCGTGGCAAGGTGCTGTTGATCGTCAACACGGCGAGCCAGTGCGGCTTCACTTATCAGTACGAGGGGCTTGAAGCGCTGCATCGAAAGTACGCCGACAAAGGCGTCGAGGTGCTGGGCTTTCCATGCAACCAGTTCAAGCATCAAGAGCCGGGCGATGCCGAGGAGATCAAGAGTTTCTGCTCGCTGACCTATGACGTGACATTTCCAATGTTCGCAAAGATCGATGTAAAGGGCGCCGGCGCCCATCCGCTCTACAGACATCTCACGAGCGCAAGGAAAAATTTTCTGGGACGGCGCAGCATCGAATGGAACTTCACGAAGTTCCTGATCGACCGCGAGGGCAAGGTACGCGCGCGCTTTTCGCCGCTTGCGAAGCCCGAGGCGCTGCAGTCGCGGATTGAGCGGCTGATCTAG
- a CDS encoding DNA repair protein RadA, whose product MAKSDHVYTCQACGAIWPKWAGKCDSCGEWNTLVEEIAARPVVPGALAAPTGKKSRAVEFVELTGESEPPQRIATGISEFDRVCGGGLVPASAILIGGDPGVGKSTLLLQAAAALARKGAVTAYVTGEEAEAQVQERARRLGAGDAPVKLAAETDLRKILEGLKALKPDVVVVDSIQTVWADGVEAAPGTVAQVRACAHELVRFAKKTGAVLILVGHVTKDGQIAGPRVVEHLVDAVIYFEGERGMPFRILRAVKNRFGPTDEIGVFEMVEAGLVETPNPSALFLGASGERASGAAVFAGVEGSRPVLVEIQALAAPSALGTPRRTVVGWDSPRLAMILAVLETRCGLSFAGRDVYLSVAGGLRITEPAADLAVAAALISSLADIPLPKDCVAFGEVALSGEIRPAGRSDLRLKEAAKLGFSSAFAPTPKKGVKHDGVKVRPIANIADLVAAIAPR is encoded by the coding sequence ATGGCCAAGTCCGACCACGTCTATACCTGCCAGGCCTGCGGCGCGATTTGGCCGAAATGGGCCGGCAAATGCGATTCATGCGGCGAGTGGAACACGCTCGTGGAAGAGATTGCGGCGCGTCCCGTCGTGCCCGGAGCGCTCGCCGCGCCCACCGGCAAAAAATCTCGCGCTGTCGAGTTCGTTGAACTCACCGGCGAAAGCGAGCCCCCTCAACGCATCGCCACCGGCATCTCCGAGTTTGACCGTGTCTGCGGCGGCGGGCTCGTGCCGGCGTCCGCGATCCTGATTGGCGGCGATCCAGGGGTGGGCAAATCCACGTTGTTGCTGCAAGCGGCGGCCGCGCTCGCGCGCAAAGGCGCGGTGACGGCTTACGTCACCGGCGAAGAAGCTGAAGCTCAAGTGCAGGAACGCGCCCGCCGCCTCGGCGCGGGCGACGCGCCCGTGAAGCTCGCGGCGGAAACGGATCTGCGCAAAATCCTCGAGGGCTTGAAGGCGTTGAAGCCCGATGTGGTCGTCGTCGATTCAATCCAAACCGTGTGGGCCGACGGCGTTGAGGCAGCACCCGGCACAGTCGCGCAGGTGCGCGCTTGCGCGCACGAACTGGTGCGCTTCGCCAAGAAGACCGGCGCAGTTTTGATCCTCGTGGGCCACGTCACCAAGGACGGCCAAATCGCCGGCCCGCGCGTGGTGGAACACCTTGTCGACGCCGTGATCTATTTCGAAGGCGAGCGCGGCATGCCGTTCCGCATCTTGCGCGCCGTAAAAAACCGCTTCGGCCCCACAGACGAAATCGGCGTGTTCGAAATGGTGGAAGCGGGGCTGGTGGAAACGCCTAACCCCTCGGCGCTTTTCCTGGGCGCCAGCGGCGAGCGCGCGAGCGGCGCAGCCGTGTTCGCGGGCGTGGAAGGTTCGCGCCCGGTGCTGGTGGAGATCCAAGCGCTCGCCGCGCCCAGCGCGCTCGGCACGCCACGGCGCACCGTGGTCGGCTGGGATAGCCCGCGCCTCGCCATGATCCTGGCCGTGTTGGAAACGCGCTGCGGGCTCAGCTTCGCCGGCCGAGACGTTTATTTGTCCGTCGCTGGCGGATTGCGCATCACCGAGCCAGCCGCCGACCTCGCCGTCGCTGCGGCGCTTATCTCGTCGCTGGCCGACATCCCGCTGCCGAAGGATTGCGTCGCCTTCGGCGAAGTGGCGCTTTCCGGTGAAATCCGCCCGGCTGGGCGAAGCGATTTGCGCCTCAAGGAAGCGGCCAAGCTTGGTTTCTCCTCAGCGTTCGCGCCCACGCCCAAGAAGGGCGTGAAGCACGACGGTGTCAAAGTACGCCCTATCGCCAACATCGCCGATCTCGTCGCCGCGATCGCGCCGCGTTAG
- a CDS encoding Zn-dependent hydrolases, including glyoxylases codes for MISALILSAALQAAVVEASPPPVELARGVHMIYGGILPNRGPDGNTVIFDAPDGLIVVDTGRHVWHSDAILAFAQAHDRPIAAMFNTHWHLDHSSGNRRIKAVFPNARVYTTNAIDRALSPEGFLRINRNEAQLQAMLEDPNVPEIRKDEIRNGLATMDASDQLRPDVQITRSERMRVAGRRLDVRVTDGAVTDADVWLYDRRTRIVVMGDLVTFPAPFFESACPNRWRAALDAVWETPFRIAVPGHGAPMNRDQFNAYRGAFNGFVDCVATEAEPAQCSTIWVDGVAQFLPDDAARDEARQYADYYVGFLRRNGGKGQTCLAD; via the coding sequence ATGATCTCAGCTTTGATCTTGTCTGCTGCGTTGCAGGCGGCCGTCGTGGAGGCGTCGCCTCCGCCGGTCGAACTCGCGCGGGGCGTGCACATGATTTATGGCGGGATACTTCCCAATCGTGGGCCAGACGGCAACACAGTGATCTTCGACGCCCCCGATGGGCTGATTGTTGTCGATACCGGGCGTCACGTTTGGCACAGCGACGCCATTCTTGCGTTCGCGCAGGCGCACGATCGCCCGATCGCAGCCATGTTCAACACGCATTGGCATTTGGACCATTCGAGCGGCAATCGGCGCATCAAAGCGGTGTTCCCGAACGCGCGCGTCTACACCACGAACGCTATCGATCGTGCGCTTTCGCCGGAAGGGTTTCTCCGCATCAATCGCAACGAAGCGCAATTGCAAGCGATGCTTGAGGATCCAAACGTACCGGAAATCCGCAAGGACGAAATCCGCAACGGCTTGGCGACGATGGACGCGTCCGATCAATTGCGCCCCGATGTGCAAATCACGCGCTCGGAGCGTATGCGCGTGGCGGGGCGCCGGCTCGATGTGCGCGTCACGGATGGCGCCGTAACGGATGCCGATGTGTGGCTCTATGATCGGCGCACGCGCATCGTGGTGATGGGCGATCTGGTGACGTTCCCCGCGCCATTCTTTGAAAGCGCGTGCCCGAACCGGTGGCGCGCGGCGCTTGACGCTGTTTGGGAGACGCCGTTCCGGATCGCCGTGCCGGGTCACGGCGCGCCGATGAATCGTGATCAGTTCAACGCGTATCGCGGCGCCTTCAATGGCTTTGTCGATTGCGTGGCCACCGAAGCGGAGCCCGCGCAATGCTCTACAATATGGGTTGATGGCGTCGCCCAGTTTCTGCCGGATGACGCTGCGCGTGACGAAGCGCGCCAATACGCTGACTATTACGTAGGCTTCCTGCGGCGCAATGGCGGCAAAGGCCAAACCTGCTTGGCGGACTAA
- a CDS encoding colicin V production protein, with product MDLHFTWFDVAALAVLGLSGVMGLFRGLIREVFSVIAFIGAGIGGYYLAGAVAPTVASLTGLNGGLAGLAAGLGIFLAIFIAITLLTSAVAKNVHQSTEIGSFDRSAGLAFGVLRGVLVVAFLVMLVRSFQDVSSPGDPAQDGIRNARTYPIYESVAKGLEAVLPRAGQRARDILDRQKGESAPIPPAEPAADAPAEAPSN from the coding sequence ATGGATCTGCATTTCACCTGGTTCGACGTAGCAGCGCTCGCGGTGCTGGGCTTGTCGGGCGTCATGGGCCTGTTTCGCGGCCTCATCCGAGAAGTGTTTTCCGTCATCGCCTTCATCGGCGCGGGCATCGGCGGTTATTATTTGGCGGGCGCGGTTGCACCGACGGTCGCCAGCCTCACGGGGCTCAATGGCGGCCTCGCCGGACTGGCGGCGGGCCTCGGTATCTTCCTGGCGATTTTCATCGCCATTACCCTGCTGACATCGGCGGTGGCGAAGAACGTTCATCAATCGACCGAGATCGGCAGCTTTGATCGCTCCGCCGGCCTAGCCTTCGGCGTTCTGCGCGGCGTTCTGGTCGTTGCGTTCCTAGTGATGTTGGTCCGGTCATTTCAGGATGTCTCCTCTCCAGGAGATCCTGCACAGGACGGCATTCGCAATGCCCGCACTTACCCTATCTATGAGAGCGTAGCGAAGGGACTGGAAGCAGTGCTGCCGCGCGCGGGCCAGCGGGCTCGTGATATTCTCGATCGACAGAAGGGCGAGTCGGCGCCGATCCCGCCCGCCGAACCAGCGGCGGACGCGCCGGCCGAAGCGCCCTCCAACTGA